ATGCGTTTATCGAATGATTGAAGGAAACCGTGGGCCATTTGACTGCGGCAGGAGTTTCCGGTGCATAAAATAAGTACGTTCATATAGTCGAGAGGATTTTAATGGATGACTGATTTGTATCGGTTATTCGCAACAATAATTTTCGATGTTTAAACCGTCGATAAAGCCACCTAATTCTTTCTGCAAGCGTTTCACATTGTCCATGTCCAGACAGTATTTGGTTTTGACCCCTTCGATGTGCCCGGTAATCAGACCGGCCGCTTTCAGCTCTTTTAGGTGCTGGTTAACGGTGGTTCGTCCCAGGGGCAGCTCATCGGAAATATCACCTGTTATGCACGATTGCGTGGCAGCCAGGAACCGGAGGATATGCAACCGGGCCGGATGAGCCAGAGCCTTGAAAAGTGCGGCCTTTTCGATGAGCTCCTGCTCGAATAGTTCGGTTTTACTTTGTACCATCTTGTATTTCTTTTGACGCAAATATACGTCAAATATTTAAATGACGTAATTATACGTCATAAAAATGCAATTTTTTTCCTTTAGCAGAAAAGGAGAGGAGAAGGTGCAAAAGTTAAGGGACGAAGAAACCCGGTATTTGCTTGGGTGTGTTCCCTTTCAAGATACCGGGTTTGCAAGTATGACAGAAAATTATGAAAAGCAGAAATCTTTATTTAGCCGCACAATCGATGCAAACCTTTTTGTCGCCTTTTATACGGCCATATTCCATGACCGTCATTTCACCACACTCTTCACAAACAAAGCTGTTGAAGCTGTGGGGATGCTGTTTCAAATCGTAATCAAATACCTCCGACACGATCAGAATTTTATCGGCAGGAGCATTCATCACGTTTTTAACGAGTGGTTCAACCGTTTCATCCGGAACTTTACTGGCCGGAATCCCTTTTTCACGGTAGTCTTTGAAGAAGGAGGTCTGTTTATTGGCAAGCATCTCTTCAGCCCGGGGAGTCACCCGCACAGCTTTGCCACTGGCTTTGTCGACAACAATAACAGCCCATTTA
This Prolixibacter sp. NT017 DNA region includes the following protein-coding sequences:
- a CDS encoding helix-turn-helix transcriptional regulator → MVQSKTELFEQELIEKAALFKALAHPARLHILRFLAATQSCITGDISDELPLGRTTVNQHLKELKAAGLITGHIEGVKTKYCLDMDNVKRLQKELGGFIDGLNIENYCCE
- a CDS encoding FmdE family protein, producing the protein MINPQEWLEFGQKFHGHKCPAMPMGLRVGAAAMNALGVERARDGQLIAFVDLGDDHCATCFADGLQVIMGTTFGKGNIKKTHKGKWAVIVVDKASGKAVRVTPRAEEMLANKQTSFFKDYREKGIPASKVPDETVEPLVKNVMNAPADKILIVSEVFDYDLKQHPHSFNSFVCEECGEMTVMEYGRIKGDKKVCIDCAAK